In Saprospiraceae bacterium, a genomic segment contains:
- a CDS encoding RNA polymerase sigma factor yields MEINIAIPLNPSEQELVQACSERQAWAQQRIYEEHYKTMMAVCLRYSNSNDDAFDILHEGFLKVFINIQSYEPGSLFQAWIRRIMVNTAIDYYRRESRRTTYDLDEARSMTYSKNGPVESMTVEEVMKAVQQLPPIYRAVFNMFAIEGYSHREIAEHLGITESTSRSNLVKARTKLKEMLHGKSENRFDQDIKSLLDSHQPDVKPQWDHMQSQLHEAYDDEIFDEKLKKVLNNAQVYNEQMSWEALDQKLKRQAERKRKLITARLIESTLFILFLWTLDNIGITHLLQDKIQIQPQAIAIEKVDAKNINLDFTEQSQTNPVQGFIPLNEQDKKQNTPVLIQSELLNYKEKLQSIAFQNANSRLEHVLRLNSDRGPNHRTLKSNPNLSKKEYSENLERHAHDYLNFSDMRLNSQNILSPLTCILRIPEEIEMPLIAEGIQHTTKPDLNAVEISKQIIPLPTLYSKSIGVFAGTMVNIIQSPSFIEPDVNYVQAKLAHQMGLKFDFHQGDWTLKSGIAYQHIKYQPNYSETMGSFEGGYFKIHFKELEAHLVSLPVALSRSIASGEKWDLSLHMGLSLTASLKNKYSLDTVTDLSSNNVQNINFNPTSSSEIISRVRNASNKGLLEGGNIGTNSYASLIGGVRYQHKITPSLSYFGELELSKMLGQIGFGPNNDKFIIVGVNTGLSIRFGGM; encoded by the coding sequence ATGGAAATTAACATAGCTATACCTTTAAATCCATCTGAACAAGAATTGGTTCAGGCCTGCTCAGAAAGACAGGCATGGGCTCAGCAACGAATTTATGAAGAACACTATAAAACCATGATGGCTGTTTGTTTAAGGTATTCCAATAGCAATGACGATGCTTTCGACATCCTACACGAAGGTTTTCTAAAAGTTTTTATAAATATTCAATCTTACGAACCAGGATCCCTATTTCAGGCTTGGATTCGAAGAATTATGGTCAATACAGCCATCGATTACTATAGAAGAGAATCCAGGCGAACCACTTATGATCTCGACGAAGCTCGATCCATGACTTATTCTAAGAATGGACCTGTGGAATCTATGACTGTCGAAGAGGTCATGAAAGCAGTGCAACAACTACCCCCTATATATAGGGCTGTTTTTAATATGTTTGCTATTGAAGGCTATTCTCACCGGGAAATTGCCGAGCATTTGGGAATTACAGAAAGTACATCCCGCTCCAATCTGGTCAAAGCTAGAACCAAATTAAAAGAAATGCTCCATGGAAAATCTGAAAACCGATTCGATCAGGATATAAAATCATTATTGGATTCCCATCAACCAGATGTTAAGCCTCAATGGGATCACATGCAATCTCAACTTCATGAAGCCTATGATGATGAAATCTTCGATGAAAAATTAAAAAAGGTCCTCAATAATGCCCAGGTTTACAATGAGCAGATGTCCTGGGAAGCTCTTGATCAGAAATTAAAAAGGCAGGCTGAACGCAAAAGAAAACTCATTACGGCACGGCTTATTGAATCTACTTTGTTCATATTGTTTTTATGGACACTCGACAATATTGGCATAACTCATTTGCTTCAAGACAAAATTCAAATCCAGCCTCAAGCAATTGCCATTGAAAAAGTTGATGCTAAGAATATAAATCTGGATTTCACAGAACAATCTCAAACGAATCCTGTCCAAGGATTTATTCCTTTAAATGAGCAAGACAAAAAACAAAATACACCTGTTTTAATTCAATCTGAACTCCTAAATTACAAGGAAAAGTTACAATCCATCGCATTTCAAAATGCAAACAGTCGTTTAGAGCATGTATTAAGATTAAATTCAGACAGAGGTCCAAATCATCGCACGCTTAAGAGTAATCCTAATTTATCTAAGAAAGAGTATTCAGAAAATCTTGAACGCCATGCTCATGATTATTTGAATTTCTCTGATATGCGTCTCAATTCTCAAAACATCCTATCACCACTAACTTGCATTTTGAGAATACCCGAAGAAATTGAAATGCCATTGATCGCAGAAGGTATTCAGCATACAACCAAGCCTGATCTAAATGCTGTAGAAATTTCAAAACAAATCATTCCTCTTCCAACTCTTTATTCCAAATCGATTGGAGTTTTTGCAGGCACTATGGTCAATATCATTCAATCGCCTTCTTTTATCGAGCCAGATGTAAATTACGTACAAGCCAAATTAGCTCATCAGATGGGTTTGAAATTTGATTTTCATCAGGGTGATTGGACCCTAAAATCCGGCATCGCATACCAACACATCAAATACCAACCTAATTATTCAGAAACGATGGGAAGTTTTGAAGGTGGCTATTTTAAAATTCATTTTAAGGAATTAGAGGCTCATCTGGTGAGTCTTCCTGTTGCATTAAGCAGATCGATCGCTTCCGGAGAAAAATGGGATCTTAGCTTGCATATGGGCTTATCGCTGACGGCTTCTCTTAAAAATAAATATAGTCTGGACACTGTTACAGATTTATCTTCCAACAATGTTCAAAATATCAACTTCAATCCAACGAGTTCAAGTGAAATTATATCCCGGGTACGCAATGCATCAAATAAGGGATTACTTGAAGGCGGAAATATCGGAACGAATTCTTATGCAAGTTTAATTGGAGGGGTCAGATATCAACATAAAATCACTCCATCCCTCTCTTATTTTGGAGAATTGGAACTTAGCAAAATGCTTGGTCAAATCGGCTTCGGTCCCAACAATGACAAATTCATCATCGTGGGTGTGAATACCGGACTTTCCATAAGGTTTGGGGGAATGTGA
- a CDS encoding ferrous iron transport protein A yields MEAFLARSFIIKGIKDPVLAARIISLGLYPGRTLHVWRKSPWGGAFYVSVDRCHFALREDEFQE; encoded by the coding sequence GTGGAAGCATTTTTAGCTCGTAGTTTTATCATCAAAGGTATCAAGGACCCGGTATTGGCTGCCCGAATCATCAGTTTGGGACTATATCCGGGCAGAACCCTACATGTATGGAGAAAGTCACCCTGGGGCGGAGCTTTTTATGTTTCGGTCGACAGATGTCATTTTGCCTTGAGAGAGGATGAATTTCAGGAATGA
- a CDS encoding ferrous iron transporter B — translation MSRYHLIESWIAENKLGGAEQLNTRTLRLDRWLTHPMLGAVFFTMVMFLVFQAIFSWASIPMDYIESAFASLQGVLSEMLPHGWLSDLILKGIIPGLSGVLVFIPQIALLFLLIGWMEELGYMARVVYMFDHILRKFGLNGRSLVGLISGGACAIPAILSTRNINNKRDRLVTMFVIPLIPCSARIPVYTALIGFVVPYEEVFGIFNSQGIAFMGLYCLGILLALLTAAIIRFFVKSDDLSYLILQLPDYRWPSLKNVLLVVYDKVRTFVMQAGSIILIISVVLWFLASFSWSGELQQVETDLREKGRLEQLDPIQLENEIDATKLEHSFAGKIGKFIEPVFEPLGFDWKISIALITSFAAREVFVGTMSTIYSLGTSENEVLLRQKMAQELRPDGSVFYNSKTSLSLILFYAFAMQCMSTFAVMWKETKSRKWPVIQFVYMGALAYLSSWLAYHFF, via the coding sequence ATGTCGAGGTATCACTTGATTGAATCCTGGATTGCAGAAAATAAATTAGGAGGCGCTGAACAACTCAATACGCGGACATTGCGATTGGATCGGTGGCTAACACATCCTATGCTTGGGGCTGTTTTTTTTACAATGGTCATGTTTTTGGTCTTTCAGGCCATTTTTTCCTGGGCATCTATCCCGATGGATTATATAGAATCCGCATTTGCTTCTTTACAAGGTGTATTGAGTGAAATGCTTCCTCATGGATGGTTGTCCGATTTAATTCTAAAAGGGATCATTCCGGGATTGAGTGGCGTACTTGTTTTTATACCGCAAATTGCCTTGTTGTTTTTATTAATCGGATGGATGGAAGAATTGGGATACATGGCCCGGGTTGTTTACATGTTTGATCACATTCTCCGGAAATTCGGATTAAATGGAAGATCACTGGTTGGATTGATCAGTGGCGGAGCATGTGCAATTCCGGCCATCTTGTCAACGCGAAATATCAATAATAAAAGAGATCGTTTGGTCACCATGTTTGTGATCCCGCTGATTCCATGTTCTGCCCGTATTCCGGTATACACCGCATTGATAGGTTTTGTGGTGCCCTATGAAGAAGTTTTTGGAATATTCAACAGTCAGGGCATTGCATTCATGGGATTGTACTGCCTGGGTATACTTTTGGCTTTGCTTACAGCTGCGATCATTCGATTTTTTGTAAAATCAGATGATTTGAGTTATTTGATTTTACAACTTCCGGACTATCGATGGCCTAGTTTGAAGAATGTTCTGCTGGTTGTTTATGATAAAGTGAGAACATTTGTCATGCAAGCCGGGAGCATCATTTTGATCATCAGTGTAGTTTTGTGGTTTTTGGCGAGCTTTTCCTGGAGTGGCGAATTGCAACAAGTTGAAACGGATTTGCGGGAAAAAGGCAGATTAGAACAATTAGATCCGATACAATTGGAAAATGAAATAGATGCTACGAAGTTGGAGCATTCTTTTGCCGGAAAAATTGGAAAATTTATAGAGCCTGTATTTGAACCGCTCGGATTTGATTGGAAAATTTCCATTGCATTGATCACTTCATTTGCAGCCCGTGAAGTTTTTGTAGGAACCATGTCAACTATTTACAGTTTGGGTACTTCTGAAAATGAAGTTTTATTGAGACAAAAAATGGCGCAGGAATTGCGACCGGATGGATCTGTATTTTATAATTCAAAAACAAGTTTGTCATTGATCCTCTTTTATGCATTTGCCATGCAATGCATGAGTACATTTGCCGTCATGTGGAAAGAAACAAAGAGCAGGAAGTGGCCTGTAATTCAATTTGTTTATATGGGAGCACTTGCTTATCTCAGCTCCTGGTTAGCCTATCATTTTTTTTAA
- a CDS encoding sterol desaturase family protein: protein MAKSFVSNSSESPRMFKSDILEAVSKVHFSIPLVVYLPLITFLAYRSFSLGNNLIDYTLYFLLGLFIWTLTEYVLHKHVFHFVPKSKLGLRLHFIFHGVHHDYPMDRLRLVMPPAASLLIAAFFYFLFSQFFEPLHLFAFFGGFLLGYLFYDMTHYAIHHFNWKHPLFVKVKKHHMLHHYHDSTRGFGVSSALWDLILGSNFKEESENRVA from the coding sequence ATGGCAAAGAGCTTCGTATCCAATTCTTCCGAATCACCAAGAATGTTTAAAAGCGATATTCTTGAAGCCGTTTCAAAGGTTCATTTTTCAATTCCGCTGGTGGTTTACCTTCCACTTATCACATTTCTGGCCTACAGATCTTTTTCTTTAGGCAATAACTTGATAGATTATACACTCTATTTCCTATTGGGCTTATTTATTTGGACCTTGACAGAATACGTATTACACAAACATGTATTTCATTTTGTGCCCAAGTCAAAATTGGGCTTGCGATTGCATTTTATTTTTCATGGCGTTCATCACGATTATCCAATGGATAGACTTCGATTGGTAATGCCACCTGCAGCTAGTTTATTAATTGCAGCATTTTTCTATTTTCTGTTTTCTCAATTTTTTGAGCCTTTGCATTTATTTGCATTTTTTGGTGGATTTTTATTGGGTTATTTGTTTTATGATATGACCCATTATGCTATTCATCATTTCAATTGGAAACACCCCCTGTTTGTAAAAGTAAAGAAGCACCATATGCTGCATCATTATCACGATTCAACCAGAGGTTTTGGCGTGAGTTCAGCACTTTGGGACCTTATTTTGGGTTCAAATTTCAAGGAAGAGTCTGAAAATAGGGTCGCCTGA
- a CDS encoding 50S ribosome-binding GTPase encodes MLKLALIGNPNSGKSSVFNALTGLHQKVGNYPGVTVEVHSGVIKGLHHEPIEIIDFPGAYSLHSNTSDEFLLTQALLDEKASFQPDAILYIADIQLLDKQLLLLTQIIDLKIPVLVCLSNCDQVDQKTIDVHKRFMEQKLLCKTIPVSTKTALNLELLKTEIKNLRAFIENASAKEIFFKLSPELLEEFEQSKDQQAPYHFYLWKHYAQRIDEFTSQQTFDKKITEPPN; translated from the coding sequence ATGCTTAAGTTGGCATTAATTGGCAACCCGAATAGTGGTAAGTCGAGTGTTTTTAACGCTTTGACGGGACTCCATCAAAAAGTAGGTAATTACCCGGGAGTTACCGTTGAAGTACATTCGGGAGTCATTAAAGGCTTACATCATGAACCTATCGAAATCATAGATTTTCCGGGAGCATATAGTTTGCATTCGAATACATCCGATGAATTTTTGCTTACCCAGGCTTTGCTGGATGAAAAAGCTTCTTTTCAACCGGATGCTATATTGTACATCGCTGATATACAATTGCTGGATAAGCAGTTGTTGCTGCTCACCCAGATCATCGATTTGAAAATACCGGTGTTAGTGTGTTTAAGCAATTGCGATCAGGTCGATCAAAAGACCATTGACGTGCACAAGCGATTTATGGAGCAGAAACTGTTATGTAAAACAATTCCGGTGAGCACAAAAACCGCATTGAATCTTGAATTGCTCAAAACAGAAATCAAAAATTTAAGAGCATTCATTGAAAATGCAAGTGCCAAAGAAATATTTTTTAAACTCTCGCCTGAACTTCTTGAAGAATTTGAGCAATCGAAGGACCAACAAGCTCCATATCATTTTTATTTATGGAAACACTACGCACAAAGAATTGATGAATTTACATCCCAGCAGACATTTGACAAAAAAATCACTGAGCCTCCAAATTGA
- a CDS encoding TCR/Tet family MFS transporter, with translation MSRALTFIFITVLIDIIGLGIIIPVLPQLIQELTGETLGAASSISGWMSFVFSSALFFCAPILGGLSDRYGRRPVLLFSLFGFGIDYILQAYAPTIFWLFVGRFLAGVTGSSFTTATSYIADVSSPDKKAQNFGLIGAAFGLGFIVGPSLGALLGQYGTRMPFFAAAFLAFANLVFGYFALPESLSKSNRRAFDWRRANPLGTFKVLFKYPVFKIFLLTLFLIYIAHYALQSTWSFYCIGKFGWDAKMIGISLAVVGLMVAIVQGGLTRIIIPRLGSKKSIYTGLTISMLGYIAYAFASEGWMMFAITIPFAFGGLTSPTVQGLISNQVPVNAQGELQAGITGLMSLSAIIGPLIMTGLFSYFTRLNAKIYFPGAPFLVAGLLVFAGILLILKPLSKLESS, from the coding sequence ATGTCGAGAGCCCTTACCTTTATCTTTATTACGGTCTTAATTGACATCATAGGCCTGGGCATTATTATTCCCGTATTACCGCAATTGATCCAGGAATTGACGGGAGAAACACTGGGAGCCGCTAGTTCTATTTCTGGGTGGATGTCTTTCGTTTTTTCCTCAGCCTTGTTTTTTTGTGCTCCAATTTTGGGGGGCTTGAGTGATCGATATGGAAGAAGGCCGGTATTATTGTTTTCGCTTTTCGGCTTTGGCATTGATTATATTTTACAAGCCTATGCGCCCACTATTTTTTGGTTATTTGTAGGTAGATTTCTCGCAGGTGTTACGGGGTCCTCTTTTACAACGGCAACCTCCTATATAGCCGATGTGAGTTCGCCGGATAAAAAGGCTCAGAATTTCGGTTTAATTGGAGCAGCTTTTGGACTAGGATTTATTGTGGGTCCATCACTCGGTGCTTTGTTAGGGCAGTATGGTACAAGAATGCCATTTTTTGCTGCCGCATTTTTAGCATTTGCAAATTTGGTATTCGGATATTTTGCTTTACCTGAATCATTATCCAAGTCAAACAGGCGCGCATTCGACTGGAGACGTGCCAATCCCTTAGGTACTTTTAAAGTCTTGTTTAAATATCCGGTGTTTAAAATATTTTTATTGACGTTATTTCTGATTTACATTGCGCATTATGCACTGCAAAGCACCTGGTCGTTTTATTGTATTGGTAAATTCGGTTGGGACGCAAAAATGATCGGTATTTCTTTGGCTGTTGTAGGACTTATGGTTGCCATAGTACAAGGCGGATTAACCCGCATCATCATTCCAAGATTAGGAAGTAAAAAATCCATTTATACCGGTCTCACAATTTCGATGCTCGGTTATATTGCTTACGCTTTTGCATCAGAGGGCTGGATGATGTTTGCTATTACCATCCCTTTTGCATTCGGAGGATTAACCAGTCCGACCGTACAGGGACTCATTAGCAATCAGGTGCCCGTAAATGCACAAGGAGAACTACAAGCAGGAATAACAGGACTCATGAGCCTTTCTGCCATTATTGGTCCGCTGATTATGACAGGCCTTTTTAGCTATTTTACGAGGCTTAACGCGAAAATATATTTTCCAGGTGCTCCTTTTTTGGTTGCAGGATTGCTGGTATTTGCGGGAATTCTATTAATTTTAAAACCATTATCAAAATTAGAAAGTTCATGA
- a CDS encoding NAD-dependent epimerase/dehydratase family protein, with amino-acid sequence MPLLLVTGSSGLIGSEVVRYFDQKGWTIYGIDNNMRADFFGPKGDTRWNQKQLQTECKNFNHVELDIRDRKGIMECMSRLKPNAIVHTAAQPSHDLAAFRVFDDFDVNASGTLNLLEACRQFCASAPFVHMSTNKVYGDAPNFLKMTESASRYDFADAEYYHGISENFTIDQSKHSLFGASKLSADIMVQEYGRYFGMPSCVLRGGCLTGPNHSGVELHGFLSYLIKVNLAGDVYKIFGYKGKQVRDNIHAFDVARFIDAFIQNPGISEVYNLGGGRENACSILEAFNDVSSITGKPMRYEYIEQNREGDHICYISDLRKIKNHYPEWSISKNLNEIYHEIIHSWKMRMS; translated from the coding sequence ATGCCATTATTGCTGGTAACCGGCTCTTCCGGGCTTATCGGATCAGAAGTCGTTCGCTATTTTGATCAAAAGGGATGGACCATTTATGGCATCGATAATAACATGCGGGCAGATTTTTTTGGTCCAAAAGGAGACACCCGGTGGAATCAAAAACAACTGCAAACAGAATGTAAAAATTTCAATCATGTAGAATTGGATATTCGCGACCGCAAAGGAATCATGGAATGCATGTCTCGCTTAAAGCCAAACGCAATAGTACATACTGCAGCTCAACCTTCTCATGATCTTGCAGCATTCAGAGTATTTGATGATTTTGATGTAAATGCTTCTGGTACATTAAATTTATTGGAAGCTTGCAGGCAATTTTGTGCAAGTGCTCCCTTCGTGCACATGTCTACCAATAAAGTTTATGGAGACGCTCCCAATTTTTTAAAAATGACAGAAAGTGCGTCCAGGTATGATTTTGCAGATGCAGAATATTACCATGGTATTTCTGAAAATTTTACAATTGATCAGTCCAAACATTCTCTGTTTGGAGCTTCCAAACTTTCTGCAGATATTATGGTACAAGAGTATGGCAGATACTTCGGAATGCCAAGCTGTGTATTACGCGGTGGATGCCTTACTGGTCCCAATCATTCTGGGGTTGAATTACATGGTTTTTTAAGTTACCTGATCAAAGTAAATTTAGCTGGGGATGTTTATAAAATATTTGGATATAAGGGCAAACAAGTAAGGGACAATATCCATGCTTTTGATGTTGCTCGATTTATAGACGCTTTTATACAAAATCCTGGTATTTCCGAAGTTTATAATTTAGGAGGTGGTAGAGAAAATGCATGTTCCATATTGGAGGCCTTCAATGATGTTTCGTCCATAACGGGTAAGCCGATGCGGTATGAATATATAGAACAAAATCGAGAGGGTGATCACATTTGTTATATCTCTGATTTAAGGAAAATAAAAAATCATTATCCTGAATGGAGCATAAGCAAAAATTTAAATGAGATCTATCATGAAATTATTCATTCATGGAAAATGCGAATGTCCTGA
- a CDS encoding T9SS type A sorting domain-containing protein encodes MIFKSIRLPFVPNAVFFIFLLPLFAYTQVVNIRIDPNQIYQTIDGFGAFESDADINASWWNDLYFEDMECSIYRVDLTPQLRSPYSDLSYYSPWFMGSAVKNIFNLEDPANPNGPEGNRVRTYTGPQDYSRSFGGRNAPIAVMGPNIEQNLQYFIYRANQAIQTGKSKTKDLGDFKLIGSIWSPLPWVKIASGNVYRENWWPGPVANTAWPFVWGGNFAGGRLDVSETPLQVFDDRSVGGAGATSALTQFARSTAAYILGYQRYYDVQFYAISIQNELNFEQFYNSATYPLSSQYIAAIKAVRKEFDKHPELQSIQIMGPEDLLGGDAYGMWEYGSSNGPIHKNLQYLQNIEADTAAKRALAFYCIHGYANDGVTSSGAQANLWNWWVNGWTASPAPGVPANVKGWDGPQKKSWMTETSGEHPDWIFPKSGYPGEGAFGLSVRIHQALTTGKESAWIYWTFSDTDNAGNVSLYGLTNATHGANAAKYVAAKHYFKFIRPRSKRIAANVSGSNAVLASAYFNEENKKMTIVMINTSSTTQTTAITLPVGHLGVETYTSKENNLWQKGMLQAGAGSLTFLMDPYSVQTWVINYPPTSSHEKIESIEYAEVIPNPFTQFAFLHLDLKEQTTLKLKIYDAAGHCVFEDEALRYLNSGKHQIKIELESHLKGVYFLNIESGFSSEFKKILIL; translated from the coding sequence ATGATCTTTAAATCCATAAGATTGCCATTTGTTCCAAATGCTGTTTTTTTCATCTTTTTACTTCCCTTATTTGCTTATACGCAGGTAGTCAATATCAGAATTGATCCGAATCAGATTTACCAAACGATTGATGGTTTCGGGGCGTTTGAAAGTGATGCGGATATCAATGCAAGCTGGTGGAACGATTTGTATTTTGAAGATATGGAGTGCAGTATTTATCGCGTGGATCTCACGCCACAACTCAGAAGTCCTTATTCGGATTTGAGTTATTATTCTCCCTGGTTTATGGGGTCAGCAGTTAAAAATATATTTAACCTGGAAGATCCGGCAAATCCCAACGGACCTGAAGGGAATAGAGTCAGAACTTATACCGGTCCACAAGATTATTCAAGATCATTTGGTGGAAGAAATGCGCCTATTGCAGTTATGGGACCAAATATTGAGCAAAATTTACAATATTTCATTTATCGGGCGAACCAAGCTATTCAAACCGGGAAATCCAAAACTAAGGACTTAGGAGACTTCAAATTAATAGGAAGTATCTGGTCCCCTCTGCCGTGGGTTAAAATCGCATCGGGTAATGTCTACCGCGAAAACTGGTGGCCGGGGCCGGTTGCCAATACCGCTTGGCCATTTGTATGGGGCGGCAATTTTGCTGGTGGTAGATTAGATGTCTCAGAAACGCCTTTACAAGTTTTTGACGATAGATCTGTTGGCGGTGCAGGCGCAACTTCTGCTTTGACACAATTTGCTCGCAGCACGGCAGCTTATATTTTAGGATACCAGAGATATTACGATGTTCAGTTTTATGCTATAAGTATTCAAAACGAACTGAACTTCGAACAGTTTTATAACAGTGCCACCTATCCGCTTTCATCTCAATATATCGCTGCAATAAAAGCAGTGCGGAAAGAATTTGATAAACATCCGGAATTGCAATCCATTCAAATTATGGGCCCGGAAGATTTATTAGGTGGTGATGCATATGGCATGTGGGAATATGGGAGTTCTAATGGGCCTATCCATAAAAATCTTCAATACTTGCAGAATATTGAAGCGGATACTGCGGCCAAAAGAGCTTTGGCTTTTTATTGTATCCACGGATATGCCAACGATGGGGTAACGAGTTCCGGCGCACAAGCAAATTTATGGAATTGGTGGGTGAATGGTTGGACAGCGAGTCCCGCACCCGGCGTCCCTGCTAACGTAAAAGGATGGGATGGACCGCAAAAAAAATCCTGGATGACGGAAACTTCAGGTGAACATCCCGATTGGATTTTTCCGAAGTCCGGTTACCCGGGCGAAGGTGCTTTCGGTCTTTCCGTAAGAATTCATCAGGCTTTGACCACCGGAAAAGAGAGTGCCTGGATTTATTGGACTTTCAGCGATACTGATAATGCTGGGAATGTGAGTCTTTATGGTTTGACAAATGCCACACATGGTGCCAACGCTGCCAAATACGTTGCAGCCAAACATTATTTTAAATTTATTCGGCCCCGTTCTAAAAGAATAGCTGCGAATGTGAGTGGTAGCAACGCTGTATTGGCAAGTGCATATTTTAATGAGGAAAATAAAAAAATGACGATCGTCATGATCAATACATCTTCAACAACCCAAACAACTGCAATCACTTTGCCTGTAGGTCATTTAGGGGTGGAGACTTATACTTCGAAAGAAAATAATTTATGGCAAAAAGGGATGTTGCAGGCAGGAGCAGGAAGCCTGACTTTTTTGATGGATCCTTATTCAGTTCAAACCTGGGTGATCAATTATCCGCCTACTTCTTCGCATGAAAAAATTGAATCTATTGAATATGCAGAAGTTATCCCCAATCCTTTTACTCAATTTGCATTTCTGCATTTGGATTTAAAGGAACAAACAACATTAAAATTAAAAATCTACGACGCGGCTGGTCATTGTGTTTTTGAAGATGAAGCTTTGCGATATCTCAATAGTGGTAAACATCAAATTAAAATTGAATTGGAGTCACATTTAAAAGGAGTTTATTTTTTGAACATTGAAAGTGGATTTTCTTCGGAGTTCAAAAAAATCTTGATTTTATAA
- a CDS encoding T9SS type A sorting domain-containing protein → MVVNVSNVTDSSFVNVAHHLVGPDADRKAANIDRISSTHFWQVAAIQHGALTMDGRVEYNGLDSNSIDKDILFTSEDSLLLVYRKDKSEEWKDYPDYTKLIVNPSDRKGFVRISKLIPGDYALAHGYKATVGTKDIEKYHVQLYPNPVKDILNIPTQEFNTNFKFEIIDIRGQKVNSGTGESSIDLSQLAPGHYELLIKNQQSPNWKQARFVKQ, encoded by the coding sequence ATGGTGGTCAATGTATCTAATGTAACAGATAGCAGTTTTGTAAATGTAGCTCACCATTTGGTGGGTCCGGATGCTGATCGCAAAGCTGCCAATATTGATCGGATTTCTTCGACGCATTTCTGGCAAGTAGCTGCGATACAACATGGAGCATTAACAATGGATGGCCGGGTTGAATACAATGGTTTAGATAGTAATAGTATTGATAAGGATATACTTTTTACTTCTGAGGACAGTTTGTTGTTGGTTTATAGAAAAGATAAATCCGAAGAATGGAAAGATTATCCGGATTATACCAAATTAATTGTAAACCCCTCAGATAGAAAGGGATTTGTGCGGATTAGCAAATTGATTCCCGGTGATTATGCATTGGCACATGGTTATAAGGCAACGGTAGGCACAAAAGATATTGAAAAGTATCATGTGCAATTGTATCCAAACCCCGTAAAGGATATTTTAAATATACCGACTCAGGAATTCAATACAAACTTTAAATTTGAGATCATCGATATCCGCGGTCAAAAAGTGAATTCAGGAACCGGAGAAAGTTCGATAGACCTGTCTCAATTGGCACCAGGGCATTACGAACTCCTCATCAAAAATCAACAATCACCAAATTGGAAACAAGCTCGTTTTGTGAAGCAATAA